The following proteins come from a genomic window of Shewanella halifaxensis HAW-EB4:
- the ybeD gene encoding DUF493 family protein YbeD: MLDTKFDELMEFPSSFPFKIVGDASDTLADRVVAVAQSLAPDDYTPITKVSSKGTYNSVTIRITVTSKEQIEQLYTQLAAIEGVKRVL; this comes from the coding sequence ATGTTAGATACTAAATTTGATGAACTAATGGAATTCCCATCTTCTTTTCCATTTAAAATTGTTGGTGATGCAAGCGATACACTAGCAGACCGCGTCGTGGCGGTTGCACAGAGCCTTGCTCCTGATGACTACACCCCAATAACAAAAGTTTCAAGCAAAGGTACTTACAACTCAGTAACCATACGTATTACGGTTACGAGTAAAGAGCAAATCGAACAACTTTATACTCAACTTGCTGCGATTGAAGGCGTGAAACGCGTACTATAA
- the lipA gene encoding lipoyl synthase: MNRPERLQPGVKLRDAEKVSRIPVKVVPSERETMLRKPDWLRVKLPASNQRITDIKQALRKNGLHSVCEEASCPNLSECFNHGTATFMILGAICTRRCPFCDVAHGRPLKPDAEEPKKLAQTIKDMKLKYVVITSVDRDDLRDGGAQHFADCIREIRLLNPEIKIETLVPDFRGRIDAALDILATEPPDVFNHNLETAPMHYRKARPGANYQWSLDLLKKFKERHPDIPTKSGLMMGLGESNEEIAQVLYDLRAHNVEMLTLGQYLQPSKFHLAVERYVSPAEFDELKELAESIGFTHAACGPLVRSSYHADLQAQGKEVR, from the coding sequence ATGAATAGGCCTGAAAGATTACAACCTGGCGTAAAACTAAGAGACGCAGAAAAGGTTTCTCGCATCCCTGTAAAAGTGGTGCCATCTGAACGTGAAACCATGCTAAGAAAACCCGACTGGCTGCGAGTTAAGCTTCCCGCTTCCAACCAGCGCATCACCGACATTAAACAAGCGCTACGTAAGAACGGATTACACTCAGTATGTGAAGAGGCGTCTTGCCCTAATCTATCTGAATGCTTTAACCACGGCACGGCTACCTTTATGATCTTAGGGGCTATCTGTACTCGTCGCTGCCCCTTCTGTGATGTGGCTCATGGACGCCCTCTTAAGCCTGATGCAGAGGAGCCAAAGAAGCTAGCGCAAACCATCAAAGATATGAAGCTTAAGTATGTGGTGATCACCTCAGTAGATCGTGACGACTTACGTGATGGTGGTGCCCAGCACTTTGCCGATTGCATCCGTGAAATTCGCTTATTAAATCCAGAAATTAAGATTGAAACCTTGGTGCCTGATTTCCGTGGCCGTATCGATGCAGCGCTCGATATCTTAGCCACAGAGCCACCCGATGTATTCAACCACAATTTGGAAACAGCGCCGATGCATTACCGCAAAGCGCGCCCAGGAGCTAATTACCAATGGTCTTTAGACTTACTGAAGAAATTTAAGGAACGTCACCCCGATATCCCGACTAAATCAGGTCTGATGATGGGGCTGGGTGAGAGCAACGAAGAGATCGCACAGGTATTATACGATCTACGTGCACACAACGTAGAGATGCTGACACTGGGTCAATATCTGCAGCCGTCGAAATTCCACCTTGCTGTTGAGCGTTACGTCTCACCAGCGGAGTTTGATGAGCTTAAAGAGCTTGCCGAAAGCATTGGCTTTACCCACGCGGCCTGTGGTCCATTGGTACGTTCAAGCTACCATGCAGACCTTCAAGCTCAAGGTAAAGAAGTTAGATAA
- the lipB gene encoding lipoyl(octanoyl) transferase LipB, translated as MYDNALHIRHLGKQDYESVWHAMQHYTDNRDENSQDEIWIVEHTPVFTQGQAGKSEHILNPGDIPVIQVDRGGQVTYHGPGQLVVYPLLDIKRLKIGVRQLVTHIEQSIINMLKRYQIEAYAKADAPGVYVEERKIASLGLRIRKGCSFHGLALNVDMDMSPFQRINPCGYAGMEMIQCKQLGGPQTVEEAGRQLIETLSQELGLDKLVHHQGLPESYE; from the coding sequence TTGTACGATAACGCTTTGCATATTCGTCATCTAGGTAAACAAGATTACGAATCAGTGTGGCACGCAATGCAACACTATACCGATAATCGCGATGAGAACAGTCAAGATGAGATCTGGATTGTTGAACATACGCCAGTATTCACCCAAGGCCAGGCAGGCAAGAGTGAACACATCCTAAATCCAGGTGATATCCCTGTTATTCAGGTTGATCGCGGTGGGCAAGTGACCTATCACGGCCCGGGACAACTTGTCGTCTACCCTCTTCTCGATATTAAACGCCTCAAAATAGGTGTACGTCAGCTCGTCACTCATATTGAACAGAGCATCATTAACATGCTCAAGCGTTATCAAATTGAAGCCTATGCTAAAGCTGATGCGCCAGGCGTCTATGTTGAAGAGCGTAAAATAGCATCCCTCGGTCTTCGGATCCGTAAAGGGTGCTCTTTCCACGGGTTAGCACTCAATGTCGACATGGATATGTCTCCATTTCAACGTATAAACCCCTGCGGTTATGCCGGAATGGAAATGATCCAATGTAAGCAGCTCGGCGGACCACAAACTGTCGAAGAAGCAGGTCGGCAACTGATTGAAACCCTCAGCCAAGAACTCGGTTTAGATAAGCTAGTTCATCACCAAGGATTACCAGAGTCATATGAATAG
- the rimI gene encoding ribosomal protein S18-alanine N-acetyltransferase, whose protein sequence is MEIILLNDEMSSQMAAIAAKAHSHPMSESTIKSCFGNLYTSLGILDSDELCGFAILHQIFEDATLMDICVDPVHQGKGFGKALLKAVIAEAKDKGAEILLLEVRQSGTAARELYENSGFEQTGVRKGYYKTEIGCEDAILMQLQF, encoded by the coding sequence GTGGAAATCATACTGCTAAACGATGAAATGTCCTCACAGATGGCTGCTATAGCAGCTAAAGCGCATAGTCATCCTATGAGTGAGTCTACGATTAAAAGCTGTTTCGGCAATTTGTATACTAGCTTAGGTATATTGGATAGCGATGAGCTTTGTGGTTTTGCTATTTTGCATCAGATTTTTGAGGATGCAACCTTGATGGATATCTGTGTCGACCCTGTTCATCAAGGTAAGGGCTTTGGTAAGGCGCTGTTAAAGGCCGTGATCGCCGAAGCTAAGGACAAAGGGGCTGAGATATTACTGCTAGAGGTTCGTCAATCTGGTACGGCTGCAAGAGAGCTGTATGAGAATTCAGGCTTTGAACAAACTGGCGTTCGTAAAGGCTACTACAAGACTGAAATCGGTTGTGAAGACGCGATTCTCATGCAACTGCAGTTTTAA
- a CDS encoding serine hydrolase, whose protein sequence is MNLLNKPLKTLLFATSVAALSVQAAPVVTPNAPTVAAKAYVLMDYNTGQIIAEENAYESLNPASLTKMMTSYVIGHEIKVGNVSPTDEVTISKKAWSKNFPDSSKMFIEVGKKVTVEELNKGIIIQSGNDACVAMAEHIAGTEDGFVDLMNSWAKQLGMQDSYFENSHGLDSDNHKSTAYDMAILGAAIIRDVPDEYAVYKEKSFTYNGIKQYNRNGLLWDKSLSVDGIKTGHTSGAGYNLVTSATKDGMRLISVVMGTKSEAARKAESKKLLNYGFRFFETVTPYKAGDTFVTQKIWYGDRETIDLGVVTDTPITISRGQAKNLQANFELTKELKAPIAKGETVGRVYFQLNGKDIAQFPLVTLQEVNEGSWFSQLMDYFKQMFAGWFS, encoded by the coding sequence ATGAATTTACTGAACAAACCTTTAAAAACGCTTTTGTTCGCGACCTCTGTCGCCGCATTATCAGTACAAGCGGCGCCAGTCGTTACCCCGAATGCACCAACAGTTGCAGCCAAAGCTTATGTGCTAATGGACTACAACACCGGACAGATCATTGCTGAGGAAAACGCTTACGAAAGCTTAAACCCAGCGAGCTTGACTAAAATGATGACAAGTTATGTTATCGGTCATGAGATCAAGGTCGGTAACGTATCGCCAACAGATGAAGTGACCATCAGTAAAAAAGCCTGGTCTAAAAACTTCCCAGACTCTTCTAAAATGTTTATCGAAGTGGGTAAAAAAGTCACGGTAGAAGAACTAAACAAAGGTATCATCATTCAATCGGGTAACGATGCCTGTGTCGCAATGGCTGAACATATTGCTGGCACCGAAGATGGCTTTGTTGACTTAATGAACTCATGGGCTAAGCAGCTAGGTATGCAGGATAGCTACTTTGAAAACAGCCACGGTCTAGATTCAGATAATCACAAAAGTACCGCCTACGACATGGCAATTCTTGGCGCTGCGATTATTCGTGATGTACCAGATGAATACGCAGTGTATAAAGAGAAATCTTTTACCTACAACGGCATCAAGCAGTATAACCGTAACGGTTTGTTATGGGATAAGAGCTTAAGCGTTGACGGCATTAAAACTGGCCACACTTCAGGTGCGGGTTATAACTTAGTGACTTCTGCGACTAAAGACGGCATGCGCCTTATCTCTGTTGTAATGGGCACTAAGAGTGAAGCTGCGCGTAAAGCGGAAAGTAAGAAGCTACTTAACTATGGTTTCCGTTTCTTTGAAACAGTCACACCGTATAAAGCTGGCGATACATTCGTTACTCAAAAAATCTGGTATGGCGATCGTGAAACGATTGACCTAGGTGTGGTAACAGATACGCCGATTACCATTAGCCGCGGCCAAGCTAAAAACCTACAAGCTAACTTTGAACTGACTAAAGAGCTTAAGGCCCCAATTGCTAAAGGCGAAACGGTTGGTCGTGTCTACTTCCAGTTAAACGGCAAAGATATCGCACAGTTCCCACTCGTCACGCTACAAGAAGTCAATGAAGGCAGCTGGTTCAGCCAACTGATGGATTACTTCAAGCAGATGTTTGCAGGCTGGTTTAGCTAA